The Terriglobia bacterium genome segment CCAGAACTCGCTTGCTCCGGCGCTGCTGAATTTCTTCATAACAGTCGCGGTGTTTCGCGGCTTCGAAATTCGGCAGCATGCGCCTGATGAAGGGATTCGCCTCAATGAAACCGTCGTAAACATTCTTGCCGTAGACCGGCTTCAACGCCGCCGCCTGCTGCGCTGTAAAGGCGTCGTGTTCGAACAGGGGCAGCGCTGCGTCGCTGATGACGTAATTCATGCAGAGCCTTTTTCGCAAGCCCTTCGCCTTTGCCCACAACACAGCAATCAAGAAGACGGCCCACAACTTTCCATCCTCGGCAATCATGAAGAGATCGATGTCTTCGGATGTACTCATGTTGCGGTGTGCCGTGGCGCCCGAGAATGCGATCATCCGAACAAATGGAAACGATGCCAGCGTACGCAGATGCGAAGAGACCTCCGCGATGGCGCGGTCACTCGTTTTTTCGCGCTGCGCGCGCAACGCCAGCAATTCCGCCCTGGGTTCATACTGCAGCTTCTCAACGGATGCCTGTAACGTAAGCTCATCCACGCTCAGTTCAAGCAGCCGTTCGCGGATTTCATCGCGGCGCAGGGGGTATTGGAACAGCTCGGCGTACCGGATTGCTTTATGGATTCCAGCCTCGAGTTCCCGGTTCGCCGGCGCGGGCGTCCGGCCCGGGTTCGATAGCGGCGCGCGATGGGCTTCACGGTATACATCGAGCGTCAATCGCGCCGTCTGTGCCCACGAGAATTCCGCAGCGCGGTTGATTCCGCGATTTGACAACTCCCGGCGAAACGCACCATCTTCCGCAACACGCGCCATCGCTTCTGTCATGTCCTGTGTGTCGCGCGGATCGACCAGCACCGCCGCCCCTTCACCGATTTCCTTCATGGACGAGTTGTTCGACGTGATAACGGGGGTGCCGCAGGCCATTGCTTCGACGATCGGCAGACCGAAGCCCTCCAATAACGACGGATAGACGAATGCCGTAGCGCCGCTGAACAAGGCCGGCAGGTCTTCGCGCGGTACATAGCCGAGAAACTTCACGCGGCCATCCAGGCCGAGCGAGCGGGCTCTCTGCTCGGCTTCTTCTCCGTGATACCAGCGGTTTCCGGCGATGACAAGCTGATGGTCTTTCTGGGGAATTCGCGCGAAAGCTTCGACCAGCCGGAGGAGATTCTTCCGCGGCTCGAGATTTCCCACATAGAGGAAATAGGGCGCGTCAGGCCGGACCGGGACGGGTTTGAATTCGGGTCCGGCCGCCAGCGGAGTAACCCGGATACGATCCTCCGGTATTGCGAGGTACCTCACGATCTGCCACTTCGAATATTCCGAGTTTGTGATGATCAGGCGGGCCTTGCGGGCAACGTGAGGAACCAGGCGTTTCGTGTAGAGCCGCTTTGCCAACGGATGCGCATCGCGCAACGTTTCCAGTCCCATGTCGTGGATGGTCACCACGTAAGGCCGCTCTTCGGCAATCGGCGCCAGGAAATTCGTGTAGTGGCAGATGTCCGGTTGGACTTTGTCCAGGACTCTCGGCAGGAGCGCGTGAAGATATACCGCGCGAATCGGGCAGTGGACGGAGTTGGTGAACTTCAGGTTGCCATTCGACGACGGGAAATGAAGATTCAACGGCAGATGCGAGAAAACGTGGAACTGGTCCTCGTGGTTCGCCGCCAGCATCGCCTTGAGCAATTCTTCGCAGTAATACCCGACACCGGATTTGCGTCCGTGCAGAACGGTGCCGTCAAAGGCAATTCTCATGCGGAAATGCGAAACCTTCTTTCGCGGGGGGTGGAGGGCCAGTCTACAACATTTTCCCTATAATAGGCCCCCATGTCTGATGGCGAGCCGCTTCTCCTTTGTCCTGAGTGCCGCCGGACGCTGCCCGTCCGTCCCCCATGCTCGTGCGGGTTCGTTTTGCGCGAATTCGAGGGGATTCTGAATTTCATGACGAAAGATCAGGAACGCGCGGTTCAGCCGTTCCTGGAGGCGTATGAAAGTGTTCGCGCCGATGAGCAATGGGGAGACGACGATCTCGACCTTCCGTGCCATCCGAAAAGACATCAGGACATTTGGGAAATCCGTCAAAGAACGTTTCGCGCGTTCGAAACGATCGCGACACGAGTGGAGCGGGGAATGGCCGTCGACGTCGGCGCCGGAAATTGCTGGATGACGCGCTATCTGGACCGTTGGGGTTTCGATGCGATCGCGGTCGACGTAAACACCAGTAAAATCGATGGCTTGGGTGCCGGCCAGAAGTTCATCGATGAAGGGGCGAGGTTTTTGCGGATCCGCTCGCCGCTGGACCGGTTGCCCTTTGCCTCCGGCAGGATTAGACTGGTCGCGATAAACGCGGCATTTCACTATGCCGCCGATTTCCGTGCCGCTCTCGCTGAATTCACGAGAGTGGTCCCCCCCGGCGGAATGATCATCATCATGGATACGCCTGTTTATGAAGACCCTGCGGAAGGAGAGCGCATGATTGCCGAGCGCGTCGAGGAATTTCAGCAGAAATATGGGATCGCGGAAACTCTATCGCGCCAGGCGCGATACTTGACGTTCGGCATGATTGCGGAATTGGCGGCTCAACAGAATCTCAAGGTCCGAGTCGAACCAGTGTGGCCCGGCTGGCGCCGTAAATATGAAGAAATTTATGCCAGGCTGTCGGGCAGGCGCATCGCGCAGTTTCCGTTGATCGTGTTCGAGAGTTAGCCGGGAAGGAAAAGATGGAAAAGAAAGTCATCCTGTTTTTCCCCTCCTATCGCAGCGTGGAGTGCGCTCCGCCGCTGGCGTTGCTTGCGCTGGCGCCGATTGCAGAACAGCGCGGCTTGAAAGTGGAGGTCGTCGACTCGACCACGCAGCCGGACTACTGTGAACGCATTGTCGGCCAGCTCAACGATGCCGTCTGCGTCGGGATATCCATCGTGACCGGCCCGATGATTGTCGAGGCGATCGAAGTCGCCAAAGCCATTAAGGCGGTCCGCCCGGATGTCCCTGTCATTCTCGGCGGCTGGCACCCCTCGACTCTCGCCGAACAGAGTCTGCGGGCGCCTTACATCGATGTGATAGTCCGCGGGCAGGGTGAATTGACGTTCGGCGAAATTCTGGACCGGCTTGTTTCCGGCCGGACTCTCGAAGGCGTCGAAGGCTGCTCTTACCGGGATAGTGAAGGCCAGGTCATTCATAATCCCGGGCGGCGGACGGTGAACATATCGGAGCTCCCGGCGAAGGCGTATCACCTGGTCGACATCGAGCCATACGCGAGACTTTCGGGAAGCCGATGGGTCTATTACGCGTCGAGTCACGGCTGCCCTTATGACTGTTCGTTTTGTTCGAATGCCAGCCTCTATGGCCGTGCCTGGAATGCGCTGCCCGCGGCGCGGGTGGTCGAAGAGCTGGTCGATGTGGTGCGGCGCTTTCGTCTGGATCTGGTCTCGATTGTGGACGACAACTTCCTGGTCGACCGGCAGCGCGGCATCGACATCGCCGCAGGTCTGATCGAGTCCGGCGTCAAGTTCAACTGGTGCATCCAGACAACTGCAAATTTTCTGATTCGATCCAGCGACGAAGAGTTGAAATTGATGCGGAAAGGCGGCTTGTGCCGCGTCTTCATCGGCGCTGAGTCCGGGTCCGACGATGTTCTGGCGTCGGTGAATAAGGTGCGCTTCCAAGGCACGAAAGTGCTCCATGAAGTCGCTGAAAAATGTCACCACGCCAATATCCGCTGCACGTTTTCACTCATCTTCGCACTGCCCGATGAAACGGATGCCGACCAACGCCAGACACTCGCCTTGATTCGCGACATCAAGTCGAAGTTTCCGAACACCGAATTTCACAGCAACATCTACACCCCATATCCAGGTGCTCCGAATTTCAAGCGGGCCCTGAGCCTGGGCCTGAGAGAGCCGCAATCGCTCGAGGAATGGGCCGAGTTCTATCCGAAGTTCCAGCGCCTGCCCTGGATCGACGAGAAGCGCCACCGGCAGATTCAACGCATGCGCGATTACATCCGGATTGGCTACGGCATGGATGGCGTGCGCCGCCGGTCTTCCCTGCGAAACGCCGCAAACCGCGTGCTGGGACCGCTCGCGCGGGCGCGCCTGGATGCGCATCGCTATAGCCTGCCGCTGGAGTTGTGGGCGTTGAAGGGCCTCAGCTTCGCGAAAAATGCGCTCGGGCTCCACAACGTCCGGACGCACATCGTGCAGTCGTGATCGTTCTCGTCCAACCCCGGAGCGCGAAGTGGAAACACCGCCTCCCGATATCGCTCCTGTCGCTGGGATCGCTTCTCGAAGACCGCTATCCCTATCAGATCGTGGACGGTAATTTCGAGCCGGACCTGGAGGCGAAGCTCGTCCGGACGATCCGCGAGAGCGGCGCGCGGTATCTCGGAGTCACCGTCATGCCCGGTCCGCAGCTGCTTCAGGCGATGCCGGTCACTCGCAACCTGAAAAAAATGTTTCCGCGGCTTCAGATTATCTGGGGGGGCTATTTCCCGTCTCTGCATACGAATGCGGTGTTGCAATCGGGGTTCGTGGATTTTGTCATCCGCGGCCAGGGCGAGCTGTCCTTTGTCGAACTGATCGACGCTCTCGAAAACGGCGCGGACGTGGGCGGTATTCCCGGTCTTTCGTTCCGGCGCGGCAGCGAGATCATCCACAATTCCAAACGGCCGGTCACGGACCCGAACACTCTGCCGCCGGTACCCTACCATCGCGTCGATGTGAAACGGTATATCGGCAAGACGTATCTGGGCTCGAGGACCATGAGCTACCACTCGAGTTTTGGATGCCCGTTTCTCTGCGGTTTTTGCGCCGTTGCCGCAATCTACAAGGGACGCTGGACGGGAAAGACGGCGCGTGATGTCGTCGCTGAAGTACTGATGTTCAAAGCGAAGTACGGCGTCAACGCGGTGGAATTCATTGATAATAACTTTTTCGTTGCCGAGAAAAGGACGCTCGAAATCGCGTCCGGGCTCATGGGGCACGGAATTGGATGGTGGGGCGAGGCCCGCCCCGACACGCTGATGCTGTATTCCGACGCGACTTGGCGAACGATGCGCGAATCCGGCTGCAAAATGATTTTCTTCGGCGCCGAGTCGAGCTCGGAGAACGTCCTCGAATTGATGGACAAAGGCGGCACCCAGACACCAGACACAGTGCTTGAGATCGCGGCGCGCGCGAAGGCTTTCGATATCATTCC includes the following:
- a CDS encoding radical SAM protein; amino-acid sequence: MIVLVQPRSAKWKHRLPISLLSLGSLLEDRYPYQIVDGNFEPDLEAKLVRTIRESGARYLGVTVMPGPQLLQAMPVTRNLKKMFPRLQIIWGGYFPSLHTNAVLQSGFVDFVIRGQGELSFVELIDALENGADVGGIPGLSFRRGSEIIHNSKRPVTDPNTLPPVPYHRVDVKRYIGKTYLGSRTMSYHSSFGCPFLCGFCAVAAIYKGRWTGKTARDVVAEVLMFKAKYGVNAVEFIDNNFFVAEKRTLEIASGLMGHGIGWWGEARPDTLMLYSDATWRTMRESGCKMIFFGAESSSENVLELMDKGGTQTPDTVLEIAARAKAFDIIPEFSFVLGTPSDDVDGQIDRDIRYIRRIKEINPKSEIVIYVFSPVFFDDADLLQKAREHGFTFPEQLEEWLDPKWTAFDLRKYPLTPWLKPRHFEKIFNFERVLNARFPTVSDIKLKTWQTGILKTLGGWRYKAGFYKAPWEIRLVANRLFRYRQPEIEGF
- a CDS encoding radical SAM protein, yielding MEKKVILFFPSYRSVECAPPLALLALAPIAEQRGLKVEVVDSTTQPDYCERIVGQLNDAVCVGISIVTGPMIVEAIEVAKAIKAVRPDVPVILGGWHPSTLAEQSLRAPYIDVIVRGQGELTFGEILDRLVSGRTLEGVEGCSYRDSEGQVIHNPGRRTVNISELPAKAYHLVDIEPYARLSGSRWVYYASSHGCPYDCSFCSNASLYGRAWNALPAARVVEELVDVVRRFRLDLVSIVDDNFLVDRQRGIDIAAGLIESGVKFNWCIQTTANFLIRSSDEELKLMRKGGLCRVFIGAESGSDDVLASVNKVRFQGTKVLHEVAEKCHHANIRCTFSLIFALPDETDADQRQTLALIRDIKSKFPNTEFHSNIYTPYPGAPNFKRALSLGLREPQSLEEWAEFYPKFQRLPWIDEKRHRQIQRMRDYIRIGYGMDGVRRRSSLRNAANRVLGPLARARLDAHRYSLPLELWALKGLSFAKNALGLHNVRTHIVQS
- a CDS encoding class I SAM-dependent methyltransferase, with the protein product MTKDQERAVQPFLEAYESVRADEQWGDDDLDLPCHPKRHQDIWEIRQRTFRAFETIATRVERGMAVDVGAGNCWMTRYLDRWGFDAIAVDVNTSKIDGLGAGQKFIDEGARFLRIRSPLDRLPFASGRIRLVAINAAFHYAADFRAALAEFTRVVPPGGMIIIMDTPVYEDPAEGERMIAERVEEFQQKYGIAETLSRQARYLTFGMIAELAAQQNLKVRVEPVWPGWRRKYEEIYARLSGRRIAQFPLIVFES
- a CDS encoding glycosyltransferase family 1 protein, with translation MRIAFDGTVLHGRKSGVGYYCEELLKAMLAANHEDQFHVFSHLPLNLHFPSSNGNLKFTNSVHCPIRAVYLHALLPRVLDKVQPDICHYTNFLAPIAEERPYVVTIHDMGLETLRDAHPLAKRLYTKRLVPHVARKARLIITNSEYSKWQIVRYLAIPEDRIRVTPLAAGPEFKPVPVRPDAPYFLYVGNLEPRKNLLRLVEAFARIPQKDHQLVIAGNRWYHGEEAEQRARSLGLDGRVKFLGYVPREDLPALFSGATAFVYPSLLEGFGLPIVEAMACGTPVITSNNSSMKEIGEGAAVLVDPRDTQDMTEAMARVAEDGAFRRELSNRGINRAAEFSWAQTARLTLDVYREAHRAPLSNPGRTPAPANRELEAGIHKAIRYAELFQYPLRRDEIRERLLELSVDELTLQASVEKLQYEPRAELLALRAQREKTSDRAIAEVSSHLRTLASFPFVRMIAFSGATAHRNMSTSEDIDLFMIAEDGKLWAVFLIAVLWAKAKGLRKRLCMNYVISDAALPLFEHDAFTAQQAAALKPVYGKNVYDGFIEANPFIRRMLPNFEAAKHRDCYEEIQQRRSKRVLEKVLRFGVIQIVERLSRAVLKRHLEHKMNSDSDVVLDPLRLKLHLKSHKRDLLQHLEN